In a genomic window of Hyphomicrobiales bacterium:
- a CDS encoding AzlC family ABC transporter permease, with the protein MSAGAGMGRDFAAEFRDGARDVLPAVIAVIPFALLIGALAAQKGLGTTATITMSATVFAGASQFVALGLWSEPAPILLIVAATALVNASHLLMGASLAPRLREFSPAKRHLCLFFLVDESWALAERRAREKTLTPAYYAGLMVPLYSVWVVFTAIGALAGAAIEEPRRFGFDFAFTAIFIGLIVALARDRASLAVVAASGVAAALIHLVAPGPLPILAGSLAGLTAAAFLGKGGQP; encoded by the coding sequence GTGAGCGCGGGCGCCGGAATGGGCAGGGATTTCGCGGCGGAGTTTCGCGATGGAGCGCGTGATGTGCTGCCGGCGGTCATCGCCGTCATCCCTTTCGCGCTGCTCATCGGCGCTCTGGCGGCGCAGAAGGGTCTCGGCACGACCGCCACCATAACCATGAGCGCCACGGTCTTCGCCGGCGCTTCGCAGTTCGTGGCGCTCGGCCTGTGGAGCGAGCCCGCGCCGATCCTGCTCATCGTCGCGGCGACCGCGCTGGTCAATGCGAGTCACCTTCTGATGGGCGCGTCGCTGGCGCCGCGCTTGCGGGAATTCTCGCCGGCCAAGCGCCACTTGTGCCTGTTCTTTCTGGTCGACGAGTCCTGGGCGCTGGCCGAGCGGCGGGCGCGGGAGAAGACGCTGACACCGGCCTACTATGCCGGTCTCATGGTGCCGCTCTATTCCGTCTGGGTCGTCTTCACCGCCATCGGCGCTCTCGCCGGCGCGGCGATCGAGGAGCCGCGGCGCTTCGGCTTCGACTTCGCGTTCACGGCGATCTTCATCGGCCTCATCGTTGCGCTTGCCCGCGACCGGGCGAGCCTCGCGGTGGTGGCGGCAAGCGGCGTTGCGGCGGCGCTCATCCATCTCGTTGCGCCGGGGCCGCTGCCGATCCTCGCCGGCAGTCTTGCAGGCCTTACCGCGGCGGCGTTTCTGGGCAAGGGCGGCCAGCCGTGA
- the ligA gene encoding NAD-dependent DNA ligase LigA, translating to MIGKAEAQERAVDKLTRGEAKAELARLADEIARHDQLYYQQSAPVISDAEYDALRQRNESIEERFPDLVRADSPSKRVGAAPVAAFGKVVHAVPMLSLNNAFKAEDVHEFEARLRRFLNLKDGEAVAYTAEPKIDGLSISLRYEAGRFVSGATRGDGREGENVTANLRTIGDIPERVSGSKSPDIFEVRGEVYMTHADFAALNEAQAKDGDRVFANPRNAAAGSLRQLDPGITATRPLRFFAWGWGETSELPAETQFEVMQAIAKWGFPVSTLVKRVDGADALIAYHRELELERPTLGFDIDGVVYKVDRLDLQERLGFVSRSPRWAVAHKFPAEKAFTILRDIDIQVGRTGALTPVAKLEPVTVGGVVVSNATLHNEDEIKRKDVRKGDTVEVQRAGDVIPQILRVVDPDRKGRSKPYEFPEICPVCRSHAVREVNPKTGKEDAVRRCTGGLICPAQIVERLKHFVSRNAFDIEGLGEKQIELFWEEGLIKEPADIFTLQARDGNAGKPPLAEWEGFGEVSAKKLFDAIEARRRIGFDRFLYGLGIRHVGETNARRIARAYGAFSRFRAAMEEAAAGAAAARAELDGIEGIGEVVAAAVVDFFSEPHNQQLLDRLTAEVRVADMATVRASPVSGKTVVFTGTLEKMTRAEAKARAAALGAKVAGSVSRNTDLLVAGPGAGSKLRDAEALGVEVIDEEAWLRLIEEA from the coding sequence ATGATCGGAAAGGCCGAAGCGCAGGAGCGTGCCGTCGACAAGCTGACGCGCGGCGAGGCCAAAGCGGAGCTTGCACGGCTGGCCGACGAAATTGCCCGGCACGATCAGCTCTACTATCAACAATCCGCGCCCGTCATCTCCGACGCCGAATATGATGCGCTGCGCCAGCGCAACGAATCCATCGAGGAGCGCTTTCCCGATCTGGTTCGCGCCGACAGCCCGAGCAAGCGTGTCGGCGCGGCCCCCGTCGCCGCCTTCGGCAAGGTCGTCCACGCCGTGCCGATGCTGTCGCTCAACAATGCCTTCAAAGCCGAGGACGTGCACGAGTTCGAGGCGCGGCTGCGTCGCTTCCTCAACCTTAAGGACGGCGAGGCGGTCGCCTATACGGCGGAGCCCAAGATCGACGGACTGTCGATCTCGCTGCGCTACGAGGCCGGCCGCTTCGTTTCCGGGGCGACGCGCGGCGATGGACGCGAGGGCGAGAACGTCACCGCCAATCTGAGGACCATCGGCGACATCCCGGAGCGGGTTTCCGGCTCCAAATCGCCTGATATCTTCGAGGTGCGCGGCGAGGTCTATATGACCCACGCCGATTTCGCCGCCCTCAACGAAGCCCAGGCGAAGGACGGCGACAGGGTGTTCGCCAATCCGCGCAACGCGGCGGCAGGCTCCCTGCGCCAGCTTGATCCCGGCATCACCGCCACGCGGCCGCTGCGCTTCTTCGCCTGGGGCTGGGGCGAGACGAGCGAGCTTCCCGCGGAAACCCAGTTCGAGGTGATGCAGGCCATCGCCAAATGGGGCTTTCCGGTCAGTACGCTGGTCAAGCGGGTCGACGGGGCGGACGCGCTGATCGCCTATCACCGGGAACTGGAGCTTGAGCGCCCCACGCTCGGCTTCGACATCGACGGCGTCGTCTACAAGGTTGACCGGCTCGACCTGCAGGAGCGGCTCGGTTTCGTCTCGCGCAGCCCGCGCTGGGCGGTTGCCCACAAATTCCCGGCCGAAAAGGCGTTCACCATTCTGCGCGACATCGACATCCAGGTGGGACGCACCGGCGCGCTGACGCCGGTCGCCAAGCTCGAACCGGTGACTGTCGGCGGGGTCGTGGTGTCGAACGCGACCCTGCACAATGAAGACGAGATCAAGCGCAAGGATGTCCGCAAGGGGGATACGGTGGAGGTGCAGCGCGCCGGCGACGTCATCCCGCAAATCCTGCGGGTCGTCGATCCGGACCGGAAGGGTCGCTCCAAGCCCTACGAATTTCCCGAGATCTGCCCGGTCTGCCGCAGCCACGCGGTGCGCGAGGTCAACCCCAAGACGGGCAAGGAAGACGCGGTGCGCCGCTGCACCGGCGGGCTGATCTGCCCGGCGCAGATCGTCGAGCGCCTAAAGCATTTCGTGTCGCGCAACGCCTTCGACATCGAGGGGTTGGGCGAGAAGCAGATCGAGCTGTTCTGGGAAGAGGGGCTGATCAAGGAGCCGGCCGATATTTTCACGCTTCAGGCGCGCGATGGGAATGCGGGCAAGCCGCCCCTCGCCGAATGGGAAGGCTTTGGTGAAGTGTCCGCCAAGAAGCTGTTCGATGCCATCGAGGCGCGGCGGCGCATCGGCTTTGACCGCTTCCTCTATGGGCTCGGCATCCGCCATGTCGGAGAGACCAACGCCCGGCGCATCGCCCGCGCCTATGGCGCGTTTTCCCGCTTCCGGGCGGCGATGGAGGAGGCCGCGGCAGGCGCCGCGGCGGCGCGGGCCGAGCTCGACGGCATCGAAGGCATCGGCGAGGTAGTCGCCGCGGCCGTCGTCGATTTCTTCTCCGAGCCACACAATCAGCAATTGCTCGACCGCCTTACCGCCGAAGTCAGGGTCGCCGACATGGCGACGGTGCGCGCAAGCCCGGTATCCGGCAAGACCGTCGTGTTCACCGGCACGCTGGAGAAGATGACCCGGGCCGAGGCCAAGGCGCGCGCCGCGGCGCTGGGCGCCAAGGTCGCCGGCTCCGTCTCCAGGAACACCGACCTCCTCGTCGCCGGCCCCGGCGCCGGCTCCAAGCTGAGGGATGCGGAGGCGCTCGGCGTCGAGGTGATCGACGAGGAGGCCTGGCTCAGGCTCATCGAAGAGGCGTGA
- the recN gene encoding DNA repair protein RecN has translation MLAALTIRDIVLMERLNIGFGQGLSVLTGETGTGKSILLDSLALSLGARGDSSLVRQGAASGEVVAVFEPNRNHPVWALLEENGISREDSLILRRVQSADGRTRAFINDRPVSAQLLKQVGALMVEIHGQHDDRALIDPAVHRGLLDAFGDLGAEVGAVRADWARRGQARRALDAHEADITAAARERDFLVHALEELGRLAPQPGEEEKLAAQRQLMMQAEKVADDLKEALATLDGDGALVARLASVLRRLERQAERAPELVKPSADALERALNETSEALASLERAVASCAFDADELEKAEERLFALRAAARKHGCPVDELAALREALQVKLDGIDAGEAEFERLRESLSEAEKTYAASAATLSAKRRAAARALEGAVAGELAPLKLARATFMVNIDSDTESGGEFGIDRVEFWVRTNPGSAPGPLRKIASGGELARFILALKVALADKGSAPTLIFDEIDTAVGGAVADAIGQRLARLAKGVQVIAVTHAPQVAARAASHLLITKEEPDHARNLLVTRIATLDAPRRQEEIARMLSGAEVTAEARAQAERLLAGAG, from the coding sequence ATGCTCGCGGCGCTCACCATCCGCGACATCGTCTTGATGGAACGCCTGAATATCGGCTTCGGGCAGGGTTTGAGCGTGCTCACCGGAGAGACAGGGACGGGCAAGTCGATCCTGCTCGATTCGCTGGCGCTTTCGCTCGGTGCGCGCGGCGACTCCTCGCTGGTGCGCCAGGGGGCGGCGAGCGGCGAGGTGGTGGCGGTATTCGAGCCGAACCGCAATCACCCGGTCTGGGCGCTGCTTGAGGAAAACGGGATTTCGCGCGAGGACAGTCTGATCCTGCGCCGCGTGCAGTCCGCCGATGGGCGCACCCGCGCCTTCATCAACGACCGTCCGGTCAGCGCCCAGCTTCTGAAGCAGGTTGGCGCCCTGATGGTCGAGATCCACGGCCAGCACGACGACCGCGCCTTGATCGATCCGGCGGTGCACCGGGGCCTGCTCGATGCCTTCGGCGATCTCGGAGCGGAGGTCGGCGCGGTGCGGGCGGACTGGGCGCGCCGCGGGCAGGCGCGACGGGCACTAGACGCGCACGAGGCCGATATCACGGCAGCGGCGCGCGAGCGCGACTTTCTGGTGCACGCGTTGGAGGAACTTGGTCGGCTCGCGCCCCAGCCGGGCGAGGAGGAGAAGTTGGCCGCGCAGCGGCAGCTGATGATGCAGGCGGAAAAGGTCGCCGACGATCTGAAGGAAGCGCTGGCCACACTCGACGGCGACGGGGCGCTGGTTGCACGGCTCGCTTCCGTGCTGCGCCGGCTGGAGCGCCAGGCGGAGCGGGCGCCGGAGCTGGTCAAGCCGAGCGCCGATGCGCTGGAGCGGGCGCTCAACGAAACGTCCGAAGCGCTGGCGAGCCTCGAACGGGCCGTGGCGTCCTGCGCTTTTGATGCAGACGAGCTGGAAAAGGCGGAGGAGCGACTGTTCGCCCTGCGCGCTGCGGCGCGCAAGCATGGCTGCCCGGTCGACGAATTGGCGGCGCTGCGCGAGGCACTACAGGTCAAGCTCGACGGCATCGATGCCGGTGAAGCGGAGTTCGAGCGCCTGCGCGAGAGTTTGAGCGAGGCCGAAAAGACTTATGCCGCCTCGGCCGCAACCCTCAGCGCCAAGCGCCGCGCCGCGGCGCGGGCGCTGGAAGGGGCGGTGGCGGGGGAGCTTGCGCCGTTGAAGCTTGCCCGCGCCACGTTCATGGTCAACATTGATTCGGACACGGAAAGCGGCGGCGAATTCGGCATCGACCGGGTCGAGTTCTGGGTCAGGACCAATCCCGGCTCGGCACCCGGCCCACTGCGCAAGATCGCATCCGGCGGCGAGCTTGCCCGTTTCATCCTTGCCCTGAAAGTGGCCCTCGCCGACAAGGGCAGCGCGCCGACGCTGATCTTCGACGAGATCGACACCGCGGTCGGCGGCGCGGTCGCCGACGCCATCGGCCAGCGCCTCGCGCGCCTCGCCAAGGGGGTGCAGGTGATCGCGGTCACCCATGCGCCACAAGTCGCGGCGCGCGCTGCCAGCCACCTCCTCATCACCAAGGAGGAGCCCGACCACGCCAGGAACCTGCTCGTGACCCGCATTGCCACGCTCGACGCGCCGCGCCGGCAGGAGGAGATCGCGCGCATGCTTTCCGGCGCCGAGGTCACCGCGGAAGCGCGCGCCCAGGCCGAGCGCCTCTTAGCCGGCGCCGGATAG
- a CDS encoding outer membrane protein assembly factor BamD has protein sequence MSACSSDEDSQLAFQDEPVGKLYNEALSLLAEENYRSAAAKFEDVERQHPYSEWARKAIVMAAFAYYQSRSYEEAIQAAKRYVTLHPGGEDAAYAQFLIAQSYYDQIPDVTRDQQRTESAMEGLREVVRRYPETDYARDARKKLQQASDQLAGKEMEIGRYYLRHNDYVAALNRFKTVVKNYQTSSQIEEALMRLTEAYMAMGITSEAQTATAILGHNYPTSPWYKDAFALLQSGGLEPREDKGSWLSSVWKTATGT, from the coding sequence ATGTCCGCCTGCTCCTCCGACGAGGATTCGCAGCTGGCCTTCCAGGACGAGCCGGTCGGCAAGCTTTACAACGAGGCGCTCAGTCTTCTCGCCGAGGAAAACTACCGCTCGGCGGCGGCCAAGTTCGAGGATGTCGAGCGCCAGCATCCCTATTCGGAATGGGCGCGCAAGGCTATCGTCATGGCGGCTTTCGCTTACTATCAGAGCCGCAGTTACGAAGAGGCGATCCAGGCGGCCAAACGCTACGTCACGCTGCATCCCGGCGGCGAGGACGCAGCCTACGCCCAGTTCCTGATCGCCCAATCCTATTATGACCAGATCCCCGACGTGACCCGCGACCAGCAGCGAACCGAGAGCGCGATGGAAGGTCTGCGCGAGGTTGTGCGGCGCTACCCGGAAACCGACTATGCCCGCGACGCCCGCAAGAAGCTGCAACAGGCCAGTGACCAGCTCGCCGGCAAGGAGATGGAGATCGGTCGCTACTATCTCAGGCACAATGACTATGTCGCCGCCCTCAACCGCTTCAAGACGGTGGTCAAGAACTACCAGACCAGTTCGCAGATCGAGGAGGCGCTGATGCGCCTGACCGAGGCCTATATGGCGATGGGAATCACCAGCGAGGCGCAAACCGCGACCGCCATTCTCGGCCACAACTATCCGACGAGCCCCTGGTACAAGGACGCCTTTGCGCTGTTGCAGAGTGGCGGCCTGGAGCCGCGCGAGGACAAGGGCTCATGGCTGAGCTCGGTGTGGAAGACGGCAACCGGCACCTAG
- the lpxC gene encoding UDP-3-O-acyl-N-acetylglucosamine deacetylase — MPLRQSTIAESIEFSGVGVHSGAEASLTIFPAEVDTGVVFVRGDVDEEVEIPALLRSVCATEMCTALGDPSGAAVSTVEHLIAALGGLGIDNALIEIDGAEVPILDGSAAPFVEAIRQSGIRTQNAPRRFVKIVKPIRVESGRSVGELMPYDGFAIDVTIEFDSPLIGTQRIALDVTPASFIAELARARTFGFVNEVERLWASGYAMGASLDNTVVLDAGQIMNPEGLRWADEFVRHKALDAIGDLALAGAPILGRYRSVRGGHHLNYQVLRGLAADRDAWTWVEGRTRRTGGHAELAAGVALPAFGPDLS; from the coding sequence ATGCCTTTGAGGCAATCAACGATTGCAGAGTCAATCGAGTTTAGCGGCGTAGGCGTTCACAGTGGCGCTGAAGCATCGTTAACAATCTTTCCCGCCGAGGTCGACACCGGGGTGGTGTTCGTTCGCGGCGATGTCGATGAGGAGGTCGAGATTCCGGCGCTTCTGCGCTCGGTTTGCGCGACCGAGATGTGCACCGCGCTCGGCGATCCGTCGGGGGCGGCAGTGTCCACGGTCGAGCATCTGATCGCGGCCCTGGGAGGCCTTGGCATCGACAACGCCCTGATCGAGATCGACGGGGCGGAAGTGCCGATCCTGGATGGCAGCGCGGCGCCGTTTGTCGAGGCGATCCGGCAATCCGGTATCCGCACCCAGAATGCACCGCGCCGGTTCGTCAAGATCGTCAAACCGATCCGGGTCGAATCGGGACGAAGCGTCGGCGAGTTGATGCCGTATGACGGTTTTGCCATCGACGTGACCATCGAATTCGATTCGCCGTTGATCGGAACCCAGCGAATCGCGCTGGACGTGACGCCGGCGAGTTTCATTGCCGAATTGGCGCGCGCGCGGACCTTCGGCTTCGTCAACGAGGTTGAGCGGCTTTGGGCCTCCGGTTACGCCATGGGCGCCTCGCTCGACAATACGGTGGTTCTCGACGCAGGCCAGATCATGAACCCGGAAGGCTTGCGCTGGGCCGACGAGTTCGTCCGCCACAAGGCGCTCGACGCCATCGGCGACCTGGCTCTGGCCGGCGCGCCAATCCTTGGCCGCTACCGCTCGGTGCGTGGCGGCCATCACCTCAACTACCAAGTTTTGCGCGGGCTTGCGGCCGATCGCGACGCATGGACATGGGTCGAAGGCCGCACCCGGCGCACCGGGGGTCATGCCGAGCTTGCCGCCGGCGTCGCCCTTCCTGCTTTCGGTCCCGACCTCTCCTAA
- the ftsZ gene encoding cell division protein FtsZ encodes MTINLKVPNVKELKPRITVFGVGGAGGNAVNNMIQSGLQGVDFVVANTDAQALAASCAERRIQMGTELTEGLGAGSHPEIGNAAAEEAIDEIRDQLSGAHMVFVTAGMGGGTGTGAAPVIARAAREQGILTVGVVTKPFQFEGVRRMRTADAGIVEMQGHVDTLIIIPNQNLFRVANEKTTFADAFAMADQVLYSGVACITDLIVKEGLINLDFADVRAVMSEMGKAMMGTGEASGEKRAVEAAEAAISNPLLDDVSMRGARGLLISITGGHDLTLYEVDEAATRIREEVDPDANIIVGATFDDSLEGVIRVSVVSTGIDGADLVARQSGEAMIADMSARTQAAAEARLHLVRSQLAQSDKLAQEEQDAGDGDAEGSDGAGETLTEDGVRLRPLKPKAAPVSAPDAQAEVEEDGDAPFIPPAAERPERDRPRMPRIDEFPLPAQNEARAAGGQESQMGIEAHKKKSNFFKRLASAGLGMLEGEEVDDGRAIEPSLGKAPVREGHTRRSLTREQTNRQGPRREAAVHTEKTAGAPAPTPGDDDHLEIPAFLRRQAN; translated from the coding sequence ATGACGATCAATCTGAAGGTTCCGAACGTGAAGGAACTCAAACCACGCATCACCGTCTTCGGCGTTGGCGGAGCCGGCGGCAATGCGGTCAACAACATGATCCAGTCGGGTCTGCAGGGTGTCGATTTCGTCGTTGCCAATACCGACGCCCAGGCGCTGGCCGCATCCTGCGCGGAGCGGCGCATCCAGATGGGTACCGAGCTGACCGAGGGGCTCGGCGCCGGTTCCCATCCGGAGATCGGCAATGCCGCGGCCGAGGAGGCGATCGACGAAATCCGTGATCAGCTCTCCGGCGCGCATATGGTGTTCGTAACCGCCGGCATGGGCGGCGGCACCGGCACCGGCGCGGCCCCCGTGATCGCGCGCGCGGCGCGGGAGCAGGGCATCCTCACCGTTGGCGTGGTGACCAAGCCGTTCCAGTTCGAAGGCGTCCGGCGAATGCGCACCGCCGACGCCGGCATTGTCGAGATGCAAGGCCATGTCGACACGCTGATCATCATTCCGAACCAGAACCTGTTCCGCGTCGCCAATGAGAAAACGACCTTCGCGGACGCTTTTGCCATGGCCGACCAGGTGCTCTATTCGGGCGTGGCCTGCATCACCGACCTGATCGTCAAGGAGGGGCTGATCAACCTCGACTTCGCCGACGTGCGCGCGGTGATGAGCGAGATGGGTAAGGCGATGATGGGCACCGGCGAGGCCTCCGGCGAGAAGCGCGCGGTGGAAGCGGCGGAAGCGGCGATCTCCAATCCGCTGCTCGACGACGTCTCGATGCGGGGCGCCCGCGGCCTCCTGATCTCGATTACCGGCGGCCACGACCTGACGCTCTACGAGGTCGACGAGGCGGCCACCCGCATTCGCGAGGAGGTTGACCCCGACGCCAATATCATCGTCGGCGCCACGTTCGATGATTCGCTGGAGGGGGTGATCCGCGTATCGGTCGTTTCCACCGGCATCGACGGTGCCGATCTGGTGGCGCGTCAGAGCGGCGAGGCCATGATCGCCGACATGTCCGCGCGCACTCAGGCCGCGGCCGAGGCGCGGCTGCATCTGGTGCGTTCACAATTGGCTCAGAGCGACAAATTGGCGCAGGAGGAGCAGGACGCCGGCGACGGCGATGCGGAGGGTTCTGACGGTGCCGGAGAGACGCTGACGGAAGACGGCGTGCGGCTGCGCCCGCTGAAGCCGAAGGCTGCGCCGGTGAGCGCCCCGGACGCGCAGGCTGAAGTGGAAGAGGACGGCGATGCGCCGTTCATTCCCCCTGCCGCCGAGCGACCCGAGCGCGACCGACCGCGCATGCCGCGGATCGACGAATTCCCGTTGCCGGCACAAAATGAGGCGCGTGCCGCCGGTGGCCAGGAGTCCCAGATGGGGATTGAGGCGCACAAGAAAAAGTCAAATTTTTTCAAACGCTTGGCGAGCGCCGGATTGGGTATGCTCGAGGGTGAGGAGGTAGATGACGGTCGGGCGATCGAGCCGAGCTTGGGCAAGGCGCCTGTCCGCGAAGGCCACACCCGCCGCAGCCTCACGCGCGAGCAGACTAACCGTCAGGGGCCGCGGCGCGAGGCGGCGGTGCACACGGAGAAGACTGCTGGCGCGCCGGCGCCGACGCCCGGCGACGACGATCATTTGGAGATCCCCGCCTTCCTGCGGCGCCAGGCGAATTGA
- the ftsA gene encoding cell division protein FtsA yields MNDHPHGARTPSVPQNRASIRAVLDIGSSKICCLIAKLKPTLRPSNLPRRSHDIEFLGIGHQLARGVKSGAIVDMEAAEQAVRAAVDGAERMAGITVDSVTVNVSCGHIHSEAFSASVGIDGREVEEPVIQRVLRAGRQHSTHRARSVIHSIPIGYTLDGNRSIRDPRGMLGDTLGVDIHVVSAELAPLRNLSLCIRRCHLEIDGFAATPYASGLSCLIEDEADLGVLVVDMGGGTTGSAIFRDGNFVYADVVGLGGNHITTDIARGLSTGINEAERIKTLYGSALPSQSDEREVMTVPLVGDDGDDAGNQIPKSMLTGIIRPRLEETLELVRDRLQANGFSRYAGKHAVLVGGASNMTGARELAQRILDKQVRIGRPLGITGLPEAVRGPAFATAVGLLVYPQVKDSEVIDFQDLSPRRLDAAGVLARMGQWIRESF; encoded by the coding sequence ATGAACGATCATCCGCACGGCGCCCGCACGCCGTCCGTGCCTCAGAACCGAGCGAGCATCCGCGCCGTGCTCGACATCGGGAGCAGCAAGATCTGCTGCCTGATCGCCAAGCTGAAACCGACGCTGCGCCCTTCCAACCTGCCGCGCCGCAGCCACGATATCGAGTTTCTCGGCATCGGCCACCAGCTCGCGCGCGGCGTCAAGTCGGGGGCGATCGTCGACATGGAGGCGGCCGAGCAGGCAGTTCGCGCGGCCGTCGACGGGGCCGAGCGCATGGCCGGCATCACCGTCGATTCGGTCACCGTGAACGTCTCCTGCGGGCACATTCATTCAGAAGCCTTCTCGGCCAGCGTGGGCATCGATGGGCGCGAGGTTGAAGAGCCGGTCATCCAGCGCGTGCTGCGGGCCGGGCGGCAGCATTCCACCCACCGGGCGCGCAGCGTCATCCATTCGATCCCCATCGGCTACACGCTGGACGGCAATCGCAGCATCCGCGACCCGCGCGGCATGCTCGGCGACACGCTGGGCGTGGATATCCATGTCGTCTCCGCCGAATTGGCGCCGCTGCGCAATCTCAGCCTGTGCATCCGCCGCTGCCATTTGGAGATCGACGGCTTTGCCGCCACGCCCTACGCCTCGGGCCTGTCCTGCCTGATCGAAGATGAGGCCGATCTCGGCGTGCTCGTTGTCGACATGGGCGGCGGCACCACCGGCTCGGCGATCTTCCGCGACGGAAATTTCGTCTATGCCGACGTCGTGGGGCTCGGCGGCAACCACATCACCACCGACATTGCGCGCGGCCTGTCGACCGGCATCAACGAGGCCGAGCGCATCAAGACCCTTTATGGCAGCGCCCTGCCGAGCCAATCCGACGAGCGCGAGGTGATGACCGTGCCGCTGGTCGGAGACGATGGCGACGATGCCGGCAATCAGATCCCGAAATCGATGCTCACCGGCATCATCAGGCCGCGGCTCGAGGAGACCCTGGAGCTCGTCCGCGATCGTCTCCAGGCCAACGGCTTTTCCCGCTATGCGGGCAAGCATGCGGTCCTCGTCGGCGGCGCCAGCAATATGACCGGCGCGCGTGAGCTCGCCCAGCGCATTCTCGACAAGCAGGTGCGCATCGGCCGTCCTCTCGGCATCACCGGACTGCCCGAGGCGGTGCGCGGGCCGGCCTTCGCCACGGCCGTCGGCCTGCTGGTCTATCCGCAGGTCAAGGACAGCGAAGTGATCGATTTTCAAGACTTAAGCCCCCGAAGATTAGACGCAGCCGGTGTTCTGGCGCGCATGGGGCAATGGATCAGGGAGAGCTTCTGA
- a CDS encoding cell division protein FtsQ/DivIB gives MVPRRGVAGSRRAVRKPFLARFVFLSDRTARKFARFSGGLTGAGLRRAALLACFVFYGLTGLYTAVLNGAFDSSAAFAGTAYRSLAGVTHLTIGRIEVDGVKSGRRDEVMAALGVEPGQSILWFDTHRARARIETLRWVKQATVLRLLPDVVKVSIEERRPYAVWQRGGALSVIDEEGRVISDASGADYATLPLVVGFGANVEARPFFALLQRWPSLVARMRASVRVADRRWNIRLLNGLDIRLPEKNVAAAIDELAAIDEAYGLLQRDIAGIDLRLADRLTIRLTDEAATRRQAAIKEREKALGKKKGADT, from the coding sequence ATGGTCCCGCGCCGCGGCGTGGCCGGGAGTCGGCGCGCGGTGCGCAAGCCCTTTCTCGCCCGGTTTGTCTTCCTTTCCGATCGGACCGCCCGCAAATTCGCTCGTTTTTCCGGCGGGCTCACAGGTGCTGGGTTACGCCGGGCGGCACTCCTCGCTTGTTTCGTCTTCTACGGCCTGACAGGCCTTTACACGGCCGTTCTGAACGGCGCCTTCGACAGCTCCGCTGCCTTCGCTGGCACGGCCTATCGCAGCCTTGCCGGCGTCACGCATCTGACCATCGGCAGAATTGAGGTTGACGGCGTGAAGAGCGGGCGCCGGGACGAGGTGATGGCGGCCCTCGGGGTTGAGCCGGGCCAGTCGATCCTTTGGTTCGATACCCATCGGGCGCGGGCCCGCATCGAGACCCTGCGCTGGGTCAAGCAGGCGACGGTGCTGCGGCTGCTGCCGGATGTGGTCAAGGTGTCGATCGAGGAGCGCCGACCCTATGCGGTGTGGCAGCGAGGCGGGGCCTTGTCGGTCATCGACGAGGAAGGCCGGGTCATTTCCGACGCTAGCGGTGCCGACTACGCCACCTTGCCGCTCGTTGTCGGCTTCGGCGCCAATGTCGAGGCGCGGCCGTTTTTCGCCCTGTTGCAACGCTGGCCGAGCCTTGTCGCGCGGATGCGCGCAAGCGTGCGCGTCGCCGACCGGCGCTGGAACATTCGTCTTCTCAACGGTCTCGATATCCGCCTGCCCGAGAAGAACGTCGCGGCGGCCATCGACGAGCTTGCCGCCATCGACGAGGCTTACGGACTGCTGCAGCGCGACATCGCCGGCATCGATCTGCGTCTTGCCGATCGGCTCACGATCCGCCTTACCGATGAGGCGGCGACGCGGCGCCAGGCCGCGATCAAGGAGCGCGAAAAGGCGCTGGGCAAGAAAAAGGGGGCCGACACGTGA